A genomic window from Methanovulcanius yangii includes:
- a CDS encoding PKD domain-containing protein, which yields MTTMTTMRRWQAVLAIFFCAALLVPAGLAGNTLTVTGTVVAAPLPVANFTADPTAGAAPLPVQFTDCSENVQTTYAWDFESDGICDSMEQNPVHVYESPGIYTVTLTVANGAGGDTLIRENYIVVTGDTAGARIDALILHVEGLDTIPSWVKTILVGELEAASSAYEAGDMEQCATYVRLFKNTVAVLNGKIIPSKDGVELIHEAQDIIALLA from the coding sequence ATGACGACGATGACGACGATGCGGCGATGGCAGGCGGTTCTGGCGATTTTCTTCTGTGCGGCCCTTCTCGTACCGGCGGGTCTTGCGGGCAATACCCTGACCGTCACCGGCACGGTGGTCGCGGCCCCCCTGCCGGTCGCAAACTTCACCGCCGATCCGACGGCGGGAGCGGCGCCGCTTCCCGTGCAGTTCACCGACTGCTCGGAGAACGTCCAGACGACCTACGCGTGGGACTTCGAGAGCGACGGCATCTGCGACAGCATGGAACAGAATCCCGTCCACGTCTACGAGTCGCCGGGCATCTACACGGTGACGCTCACGGTCGCCAACGGGGCGGGCGGCGATACGCTCATCCGGGAGAACTACATCGTGGTGACGGGCGACACCGCAGGGGCCCGCATCGATGCCCTCATCCTGCACGTGGAGGGGCTCGATACCATCCCGTCATGGGTGAAGACGATCCTCGTGGGCGAACTCGAGGCGGCCTCCTCTGCCTACGAGGCGGGCGACATGGAGCAGTGTGCGACGTATGTCCGGCTCTTCAAGAACACCGTCGCCGTCCTGAACGGCAAGATCATTCCCTCGAAGGACGGGGTCGAGCTGATCCATGAGGCACAGGACATCATCGCCCTGCTCGCCTGA
- a CDS encoding molybdopterin-binding protein: MNNLSRISVSTFLLLMLVMLVAAPASAYTTELTVTKLANDGVTVLDQQTVDIAYMEANMPVYGDGVTHYYHQGPVFSDYPDDPAIEEMLRWNPDEDLNVKEKDMGAVKGTNVRDLCDLVGGMNEGEELLVVAEDGFSKPFAYENVYNYSSREGPMIISWYCDGLDAYPAPYPSDTGYWEGMRLVWLADDSTNPWGIHAFGNYDWYLAADEAYYYYYYGSATERYPTTTGLSVKVVAEIQILSDDPAPGMDVLYDGPVTLTPGATFDVTSYVNDPNGITYTVSETTPLGALQATGLTYDVSDKRYVYDDGVLLVDNIDTYLRKTPGYWYAYVNDVYKDGYMNKPDAVNVIELVTGDTVEYYYAADIADPTDLAGMQAAATAAVKTVAVIQTGPVMDVLYDGEVTLTPGATFDVTSYVNDPTGITYTVSETTPLGALQATGLTYDVSDKRYAYDDVLLLDNVETYLRKAPGYWYAYVNGVYKDGYMNTPAGLNVIELADGDTVEYYYAADIADPADLAGMQAAATAAVKTVVALPLAYDVIYDGTVSLDPDATFDVVAYNSGATYTVSETTPLGALKATGLTYDVTDKNYATSGALLVDNVDSYLRKTPGYWYAYVNDEYKDGYNNAAGALNLIELADGDRVEFYYAENVSAPADLAEVKSKTIAAVLTTASTGVTPDTWTLALAGAMDATVTKADFESGIACVHSAEWTDEDGNVWGGIPLWVLVAMVDDNPDVGDDHINFNDDLAAQDYEIEVIAGDGWSTTLSSAAIARNDGYIIANTLNGEELPLLTADGKPFWPLQLKGAAIFGGQQVGNIARIELSGLPEPPAGWTLALNGEVDDVITQAEFEWGVSGHPATYTDINGDTWTGMPLWYVVGAVDDYEVESHWTIDEALMATGYDIVIADVDTDYAKTLSSEGIAYSDAYIVANLKNGEELPADEYPLRLVGTGVEKDDGSLGGMSVGGIDAITLPSLQTAAAEPGSYNLAMKGLISDVLTQAEIEAALACPYSGHCVEWTDGEGNVWSGIPLWFLCGWVDDRLPHEFSSTAAMAGYTITVKAGDGYSKAFASADVAWSDGFIIANQCNGVPLEDSWPLRLVGESVANDDGSLGGMAVGGIAEIELTEFNEPTEIPQLHIVKFGEDGQTIVDEVWIDYTEMMQQFEVVGDGETVYYYQGVTMDPADPWGVADETKGGTKIANAVKGTKVIDLVGLVGGMGEGTDIVFMADDGYKTILPYTSIYTTPEIQERQGDAILAWYADGSYVPGYRDGMRLFFTPEDHLYGQWDMHETMPAGHWHYYYQPYSENDPVYAEYAPGVLYPSCAGTSAKFVAEIYVYTVPEPDWNLELDGTAVGGIEYTINKAYFEAALACQFGANHDATFTDADGNVWEGMPLWFLMGFVDDADMHSDQAFNEDLALEGYDVVITAADGYSVTLNSQDVIRSTDYIVANSVGGLTLPEGDWPLKLVGANVSRRQSVGEIVKIELISNIFQSFDVSDGWIEYGRSAGSDALSLDAAFVLPVGKTADLTTDAVVIDLDGYLVEIPVGEWTEKKGVYTYQSPSGTDPFVQVKISLVDGTLDVFMEKADFSAFTYDDGIDVGLTIGPMKGYENLRMYAQRYTFPSPR, from the coding sequence ATGAACAATCTGTCAAGAATTTCGGTATCGACTTTTCTACTACTCATGCTGGTCATGCTCGTGGCCGCACCCGCAAGTGCGTACACCACCGAGCTGACCGTCACCAAACTGGCAAACGACGGTGTCACCGTCCTTGACCAGCAGACGGTGGACATCGCGTATATGGAGGCAAACATGCCCGTCTACGGCGATGGGGTAACGCACTACTACCACCAGGGACCGGTCTTCAGCGACTATCCTGACGATCCGGCAATAGAGGAAATGCTCCGCTGGAATCCGGATGAGGATCTCAATGTTAAAGAAAAGGACATGGGTGCCGTGAAGGGCACGAATGTCAGGGACCTCTGTGATCTTGTCGGCGGCATGAACGAGGGTGAAGAACTGCTCGTCGTTGCCGAAGACGGCTTCTCGAAGCCCTTTGCCTACGAGAACGTGTACAATTACTCGTCTCGCGAAGGCCCGATGATCATCTCCTGGTACTGCGACGGGCTTGACGCCTATCCTGCTCCGTATCCATCCGATACCGGCTACTGGGAGGGCATGCGGCTCGTCTGGCTCGCTGACGACTCCACGAATCCCTGGGGCATTCACGCCTTCGGGAACTACGACTGGTACCTCGCCGCCGATGAGGCGTATTATTACTACTACTATGGCTCGGCAACCGAGAGGTACCCCACGACCACCGGTCTCTCGGTGAAGGTCGTCGCGGAGATCCAGATCCTCAGTGACGACCCCGCTCCGGGAATGGACGTCCTCTACGACGGCCCGGTGACGCTGACGCCCGGTGCGACCTTCGATGTGACCTCCTATGTCAACGACCCGAACGGGATCACCTACACCGTGAGCGAGACGACGCCCTTGGGCGCTCTCCAGGCAACGGGCCTCACCTACGATGTGAGCGACAAGCGCTACGTATATGACGACGGCGTGCTCCTCGTCGACAACATCGACACCTACCTCCGCAAGACGCCCGGCTACTGGTATGCCTACGTGAACGACGTTTACAAGGACGGGTACATGAACAAGCCCGACGCCGTCAACGTGATCGAGCTTGTGACCGGTGACACCGTTGAGTACTACTACGCAGCAGACATCGCCGACCCGACCGACCTCGCCGGCATGCAGGCCGCAGCCACCGCCGCGGTGAAGACCGTCGCGGTCATCCAGACGGGCCCTGTCATGGACGTCCTCTACGACGGTGAAGTGACGCTGACGCCCGGTGCGACCTTCGATGTGACCTCGTATGTCAACGATCCGACAGGGATCACCTACACCGTAAGCGAGACGACGCCGCTCGGAGCTCTCCAGGCGACCGGCCTCACCTACGATGTGAGCGACAAGCGCTATGCGTATGATGACGTGCTCCTCCTCGACAACGTGGAGACCTACCTCCGCAAGGCCCCCGGCTACTGGTATGCCTACGTGAACGGCGTCTACAAGGACGGGTACATGAACACGCCCGCGGGCCTGAACGTGATCGAGCTCGCCGACGGCGACACCGTCGAGTACTACTACGCAGCAGACATCGCGGACCCGGCCGACCTCGCCGGCATGCAGGCCGCAGCCACCGCCGCGGTGAAGACCGTCGTTGCCCTGCCGCTTGCGTATGACGTGATCTACGACGGCACGGTGTCCCTCGACCCCGACGCAACCTTTGACGTCGTCGCCTACAACTCCGGTGCGACCTACACCGTGAGCGAGACGACGCCCCTCGGGGCCCTCAAGGCAACTGGCCTCACCTACGATGTCACGGACAAGAACTACGCCACCTCCGGCGCACTGCTGGTGGACAACGTGGACAGCTATCTCCGCAAGACCCCCGGCTACTGGTATGCCTACGTCAATGACGAGTACAAGGACGGCTACAACAACGCAGCCGGTGCCCTGAACCTGATCGAGCTCGCCGACGGCGACCGTGTCGAGTTCTACTACGCGGAAAATGTCTCCGCTCCGGCCGACCTTGCCGAAGTCAAGAGCAAGACGATCGCAGCCGTGCTGACGACAGCCTCCACCGGTGTCACGCCAGACACCTGGACGCTCGCCCTCGCCGGCGCGATGGACGCAACCGTCACCAAGGCCGACTTTGAGTCCGGCATCGCCTGCGTCCACTCTGCTGAGTGGACCGACGAGGACGGCAATGTCTGGGGCGGCATCCCGCTCTGGGTGCTCGTCGCCATGGTGGACGACAACCCCGACGTGGGAGACGACCACATCAACTTTAACGACGACCTTGCCGCACAGGACTACGAGATCGAAGTCATCGCCGGCGACGGCTGGTCGACCACGCTCTCCAGTGCCGCCATCGCACGCAATGACGGCTACATCATTGCAAACACCCTCAACGGCGAGGAACTCCCGCTCCTGACCGCCGACGGCAAGCCGTTCTGGCCGCTCCAGCTCAAGGGAGCTGCGATCTTCGGCGGCCAGCAGGTCGGCAACATCGCCCGCATCGAGCTTTCCGGGCTTCCGGAGCCGCCTGCGGGATGGACGCTTGCCCTCAACGGTGAAGTCGACGACGTCATCACCCAGGCAGAGTTCGAGTGGGGCGTCAGCGGCCACCCCGCAACCTACACCGACATCAACGGCGACACCTGGACCGGCATGCCGCTCTGGTACGTCGTCGGTGCTGTCGACGACTATGAAGTGGAATCCCACTGGACCATCGACGAGGCCCTCATGGCAACCGGCTATGACATCGTCATCGCCGACGTCGACACCGACTACGCAAAGACCCTCAGCAGCGAAGGTATCGCCTACAGCGACGCCTACATTGTTGCCAACCTGAAGAACGGGGAGGAGCTCCCCGCAGACGAGTACCCGCTCCGCCTCGTAGGAACGGGTGTCGAGAAGGATGACGGCTCCCTCGGCGGCATGAGTGTCGGCGGCATCGACGCGATCACGCTTCCGTCCCTCCAGACCGCCGCGGCCGAACCCGGCAGCTACAACCTCGCCATGAAGGGTCTCATCTCCGATGTCCTCACGCAGGCGGAGATTGAAGCGGCCCTTGCCTGTCCCTACTCCGGCCACTGTGTCGAGTGGACCGATGGCGAAGGCAACGTCTGGTCCGGCATCCCGCTCTGGTTCCTCTGCGGATGGGTCGACGACCGCCTCCCGCACGAATTCAGCTCCACCGCCGCCATGGCAGGCTACACGATCACCGTGAAGGCCGGTGACGGCTACTCCAAGGCCTTTGCAAGCGCCGACGTCGCATGGAGCGACGGCTTCATCATCGCAAACCAGTGCAATGGCGTACCGCTTGAGGACTCCTGGCCGCTGCGCCTCGTGGGCGAGAGTGTCGCCAATGACGACGGCAGCCTCGGCGGCATGGCCGTCGGCGGGATCGCCGAGATCGAACTGACCGAATTTAACGAACCGACCGAGATCCCGCAGCTCCACATCGTGAAGTTCGGTGAAGACGGGCAGACCATCGTTGACGAGGTATGGATCGACTACACCGAGATGATGCAGCAGTTCGAGGTCGTCGGTGACGGCGAGACCGTCTATTACTACCAGGGCGTCACGATGGACCCCGCAGACCCGTGGGGTGTTGCAGACGAGACGAAGGGCGGCACCAAGATCGCCAACGCCGTGAAGGGTACGAAGGTCATTGACCTCGTCGGCCTCGTCGGCGGCATGGGCGAGGGCACCGACATCGTCTTCATGGCAGACGACGGCTACAAGACCATCCTGCCGTACACCTCCATCTACACGACACCTGAAATCCAGGAACGCCAGGGCGATGCGATCCTCGCATGGTATGCCGACGGCTCCTACGTCCCCGGCTACCGTGACGGCATGCGTCTCTTCTTCACGCCGGAAGACCACCTCTACGGACAGTGGGATATGCACGAGACGATGCCTGCAGGACACTGGCACTACTACTACCAGCCGTACAGTGAAAACGACCCGGTCTACGCGGAGTACGCTCCGGGCGTCCTCTACCCGTCCTGCGCCGGCACCTCGGCGAAGTTTGTGGCTGAGATCTATGTCTATACCGTCCCCGAACCCGACTGGAACCTCGAGCTTGACGGTACCGCTGTCGGCGGCATAGAGTACACGATCAACAAGGCGTACTTCGAGGCGGCGCTCGCCTGCCAGTTCGGCGCAAACCACGACGCAACCTTCACCGATGCCGACGGCAATGTCTGGGAAGGCATGCCGCTCTGGTTCCTGATGGGATTCGTCGATGATGCGGATATGCACTCGGATCAGGCGTTTAACGAAGATCTGGCGCTCGAAGGCTATGATGTCGTGATTACCGCAGCCGACGGCTATTCGGTCACACTCAACAGCCAGGACGTCATCCGGAGCACCGATTACATCGTCGCGAATTCGGTGGGCGGCCTGACGCTGCCGGAGGGTGACTGGCCGCTCAAGCTTGTCGGTGCGAATGTCTCAAGGAGGCAGTCGGTCGGCGAGATCGTGAAGATCGAGCTGATCAGCAACATCTTCCAGAGCTTTGATGTAAGCGACGGATGGATCGAATACGGCCGCAGCGCCGGCAGCGATGCCCTGTCACTGGATGCCGCATTCGTTCTTCCTGTGGGCAAGACCGCAGATCTGACAACGGATGCCGTCGTAATCGACCTCGACGGATACCTCGTGGAGATACCTGTCGGCGAATGGACCGAGAAGAAGGGTGTGTACACCTATCAGAGTCCCTCCGGCACCGACCCGTTCGTGCAGGTGAAAATCAGTCTGGTTGACGGCACCCTGGATGTGTTCATGGAAAAGGCTGACTTCAGTGCGTTCACGTATGATGACGGCATTGATGTGGGTCTTACCATCGGACCGATGAAGGGATACGAGAACCTGCGTATGTATGCGCAGCGGTACACCTTCCCCTCACCCAGATAA